A genome region from Schistocerca nitens isolate TAMUIC-IGC-003100 chromosome 4, iqSchNite1.1, whole genome shotgun sequence includes the following:
- the LOC126253423 gene encoding UDP-galactose translocator produces the protein MSSVSNLKVASNIQQRRVLILKHLSLITLTLQNAILGLSMRYARTRVGDMFFSSTAVFMSEVVKLFTCILLVWQEEGSLQRCVTAVHNTIIKQPMDTLKVCVPSLVYIIQNNMLYVSASHLDAATYQVTYQLKILTTAMFTVLILRRSLRPLQWVALVVLLIGVVLVQLAHTDPPTPPPAGAPKQNRFIGFSAALFACVLSGFAGIYFEKILKGSDISVWMRNVQLSFLSLPFGLLTCLFNDWTKIKHVGFFFGYDYFVWYLVVLQAGGGLLVAMVVKYADNILKGFATSLAIVISCIASIYLFNFQLEFQFVVGALLVMCSIFMYSYQPKAPQPQSGITIKV, from the coding sequence ATGTCGAGTGTGTCGAATCTCAAAGTCGCATCCAATATTCAGCAGAGACGAGTGTTGATATTGAAACATTTAAGTCTTATTACGCTCACATTACAGAATGCAATTCTCGGTCTCAGTATGCGGTATGCGAGGACTAGAGTGGGTGACATGTTTTTTTCGTCAACTGCAGTATTTATGTCTGAAGTTGTGAAGCTATTTACATGTATTTTGTTGGTATGGCAAGAAGAAGGTTCCTTGCAGAGATGTGTAACAGCTGTACACAACACTATTATCAAGCAGCCCATGGACACTTTGAAAGTATGTGTACCGTCTTTGGTATACATCATTCAGAACAATATGCTTTATGTATCTGCGTCTCATCTCGATGCAGCAACTTATCAAGTAACATATCAGTTGAAGATTCTCACAACTGCCATGTTCACTGTTTTGATTTTACGAAGAAGCCTCCGACCTTTACAGTGGGTGGCTCTTGTAGTATTGTTGATAGGAGTGGTTTTGGTGCAATTAGCACACACTGATCCTCCAACTCCTCCACCTGCAGGTGCTCCAAAACAGAATCGTTTTATTGGTTTTTCTGCCGCCTTGTTTGCATGTGTTCTTTCTGGCTTTGCAGGAATATATTTTGAAAAAATTCTCAAGGGATCAGACATTTCTGTATGGATGCGTAATGTGCAGCTTAGTTTTTTGTCTTTGCCATTTGGTCTCTTAACATGCCTCTTCAATGACTGGACGAAAATCAAACATGTTGGTTTCTTTTTTGGGTATGATTACTTTGTTTGGTACTTAGTTGTTCTCCAGGCTGGGGGTGGTCTCTTGGTTGCAATGGTGGTTAAATATGCTGACAACATTCTTAAGGGTTTTGCTACGTCATTGGCCATTGTTATATCATGTATCGCATCCATTTATCTCTTCAATTtccaacttgagtttcagtttgtaGTAGGGGCACTACTTGTTATGTGTTCAATATTTATGTACAGTTATCAGCCTAAAGCTCCCCAACCACAGAGTGGCATTACTATAAAGGTATAA